A genome region from Mercenaria mercenaria strain notata chromosome 11, MADL_Memer_1, whole genome shotgun sequence includes the following:
- the LOC123531645 gene encoding 17-beta-hydroxysteroid dehydrogenase type 6-like → MYWLLVLVIFLLILTITWHTLHKLKIGNISSRYVLVTGCDSGFGNLLTKQLDLLGFHVFAGCLTQAGVESVKSECSDKVLAIQMDVSNDESIKQTIEVIRKKIPSEKALWAVVNNAGIIGSIGPSTWQTRQNYNNTMAVNLYGVIMVTKACMPLVLKEHGRIINTASIMGRFAFVDPSYCVSKYGVEAFSDVLRREIYRSGVSVHIIEPGFYRTPLMDRESYRQKLNNKIKQLPEDVKESLPCNFADMMMRGRDTFLEKVASSKVNEVVEAYIDAIISQFPKSRYLVGFDAKFIFRPLSMLPEWISDRVIIKMLP, encoded by the exons atgtattgGCTTTTAGTTTTAgtgatatttttattgatattgacAATTACTTGGCATACATTACATAAACTAAAAATAGGAAACATCAGCAGTCGGTACGTGCTAGTAACTGGTTGTGATTCGGGATTCGGCAATTTGCTGACAAAACAGCTAGACTTGCTAGGTTTCCACGTATTTGCTGGGTGCCTGACACAAGCTGGAGTAGAAAGTGTGAAGAGCGAATGCTCAGACAAGGTACTGGCAATACAAATGGATGTTTCAAATGACGAAAGCATCAAACAAACGATAGAGGTCATCAGAAAAAAGATTCCATCTGAAAAAG CTTTATGGGCAGTCGTCAACAATGCTGGAATTATAGGTAGTATAGGTCCATCTACATGGCAAACACGACAGAACTACAACAACACAATGGCTGTTAACCTATACGGGGTTATAATGGTCACGAAGGCGTGCATGCCATTGGTTCTTAAAGAACATGGGAGGATCATCAATACTGCAAGCATTATGGGAAGATTTGCATTCGTAGACCCATCCTATTGTGTATCCAAATATGGCGTAGAGGCTTTTTCTGACGTTCTTAG ACGTGAAATTTACAGATCGGGTGTAAGTGTTCATATCATTGAACCAGGATTTTACAGAACGCCCCTAATGGACAGAGAATCATACAGACAAAAActaaacaacaagataaaacaattaCCAGAAGATGTGAAAGAGAGTTTGCCATGCAATTTCGCTGACATGA tgATGAGAGGTCGTGATACTTTCCTTGAAAAGGTTGCATCATCCAAAGTTAACGAAGTTGTTGAGGCCTACATTGATGCGATTATATCACAATTTCCTAAGAGCAG gtaCCTTGTTGGTTTTGATGCAAAGTTCATATTTCGCCCATTGTCAATGTTACCCGAGTGGATCAGTGATAgggtaataataaaaatgttaccttGA